A section of the Dehalococcoidia bacterium genome encodes:
- the dnaG gene encoding DNA primase, translating to MTAIDEIKARLDIVDLVSPFVSLRKSGRSYLGRCPFHEDRTPSFVVYPDTWSFHCFGCGANGSGFDFIMRQEGLSFSEALRKLAARAGVTLPERSADPVAKERRSRLESLVEAAAAYFRDRLAAPTGAAARAYLAERGIERETIDEFGLGYAPGGGDSLLRYLRGLGYSSQEIVTAGLAVERDDGQRLADRFRNRLIIPIRSREGKTIAFGARAIAPHDQPKYLNSPETPLFSKGSTLFALDRAAQAIRRADQAVIVEGYFDAISAHQAGERNVVAQLGTALTERQVRQVLQLTKRIVLALDADAAGREATLRGLTVVQAAAGEVVTPVVDWRGVVRFSALSDIDLRIAALPAGMDPDDLFRHEPARWRALVAEAKPVLEHLFAAVLDGADLSTPEAAARAARLLLPAIRQVPDAVVRARYLQRLARHLGVDPRVLLAQQAPPPRPTLRSASAPPPLKLAPERTLEHYALALLMRFPSLDPAAAGLTAELFEGLLERQLFVNQTADDETVGELKVRLATFPLHGITEANADQALREVARRLRDRYHRRTILGAAAADNLDYLAMAGDETGRLLAVWKARELKEER from the coding sequence GTGACGGCGATCGACGAGATCAAAGCCCGTCTCGATATCGTCGACCTCGTGTCGCCGTTTGTCAGCCTGCGCAAATCTGGACGGAGCTATCTCGGACGCTGCCCGTTTCACGAAGACCGCACGCCCTCCTTCGTCGTCTACCCCGACACGTGGAGCTTCCACTGCTTTGGCTGCGGCGCCAATGGCAGCGGCTTCGACTTCATCATGCGCCAGGAGGGGCTCAGCTTCAGCGAGGCGCTGCGCAAGCTCGCCGCCCGGGCCGGGGTGACGCTGCCCGAGCGGTCCGCTGACCCCGTCGCCAAGGAGCGCCGCAGCCGCCTCGAGTCGCTCGTTGAGGCGGCTGCCGCCTACTTTCGGGATCGGCTCGCCGCTCCAACCGGCGCCGCCGCGCGCGCCTACCTTGCCGAACGCGGCATTGAGCGAGAAACTATCGACGAGTTTGGGCTCGGCTACGCGCCGGGCGGCGGAGATTCGCTGCTGCGCTATCTCCGCGGGCTCGGCTATTCCTCCCAAGAGATTGTCACTGCCGGCTTAGCCGTCGAGCGCGACGATGGGCAGCGGCTCGCCGACCGGTTCCGCAACCGCCTTATCATTCCGATCCGCTCCCGAGAGGGCAAGACGATCGCCTTCGGCGCCCGCGCGATCGCCCCCCACGATCAGCCGAAGTACCTGAACTCGCCGGAAACTCCGCTCTTCAGCAAAGGGAGCACGCTGTTCGCCCTCGACCGCGCCGCCCAAGCGATCCGGCGCGCCGACCAAGCAGTCATCGTCGAGGGCTACTTCGACGCCATCAGTGCTCATCAGGCCGGCGAGCGCAACGTCGTTGCCCAGCTTGGCACCGCCCTCACCGAGCGGCAGGTGCGTCAGGTGCTGCAGCTGACCAAGCGGATTGTGCTGGCCCTCGACGCTGATGCCGCTGGCCGTGAGGCGACGTTGCGCGGGCTGACGGTAGTCCAGGCGGCGGCCGGCGAGGTGGTCACCCCGGTTGTCGACTGGCGCGGGGTTGTGCGCTTCTCGGCACTCAGCGATATCGACCTGCGCATCGCTGCGCTGCCGGCCGGCATGGACCCCGACGACCTGTTCCGCCACGAGCCCGCGCGGTGGCGCGCCCTCGTTGCCGAGGCGAAGCCGGTCCTCGAGCATCTTTTTGCCGCCGTGCTCGACGGCGCAGATCTCTCGACCCCCGAGGCGGCCGCGCGCGCCGCCCGCCTGCTGCTGCCGGCGATCCGCCAGGTGCCCGACGCCGTTGTCCGCGCACGCTATCTTCAGCGCCTCGCCCGCCATCTCGGCGTCGACCCGCGCGTTCTCCTCGCCCAGCAGGCTCCGCCGCCGCGGCCCACCCTGCGCAGCGCCTCCGCCCCTCCGCCCCTCAAGCTTGCGCCCGAGCGAACCCTAGAACACTATGCGCTGGCGCTTCTGATGCGTTTCCCCTCGCTTGACCCTGCTGCTGCCGGACTGACAGCCGAACTGTTCGAGGGCCTGCTCGAACGGCAGCTCTTCGTCAACCAAACTGCTGATGACGAAACTGTTGGCGAATTAAAGGTTCGGCTTGCTACCTTTCCACTGCACGGCATCACCGAAGCGAACGCCGACCAGGCGCTGCGGGAGGTCGCACGCCGGCTTCGCGACCGCTACCACCGCCGCACCATCCTCGGCGCCGCCGCTGCCGACAATCTCGACTACCTCGCGATGGCCGGTGACGAAACCGGCCGATTGCTCGCCGTGTGGAAAGCGCGGGAGCTCAAGGAGGAGCGCTGA
- the ppdK gene encoding pyruvate, phosphate dikinase, with product MVSAATGTKWVYLFHEGNASMRDLLGGKGAGLAEMTNAGLPVPPGFTITTSACVAYTNAGGVFPPGMWEQTLEALHAIEQATGKRFGDPANPLLLSVRSGAKFSMPGMMDTVLNLGLNEETLQGLIALTGNPRFGYDAWRRFLQMFGKVVLDIPAERFEAILEEVKRERGAALDTDLTADALRDVAERYLACVREVTGKEFPRDPFEQLRLAIEAVFHSWNNPRAVAYREFNKIPHDLGTAVNIQTMVFGNMGDDSGSGVAFTRNPATGERRLYGELLFNAQGEDVVAGIRTPKRIDELEGEFPALYRQLVDIAERLERHYRDAQDLEFTIERGTLYMLQTRAAKRTAAAAVKMAVDMVGEGLITKQEAVQRVEPEQVVQLLMPRFDEQAKAAAIAEGRLLATGLNASPGAATGLAVLSADKAVEWANRGRRVVLVRPETNPDDVHGMIVAEGVLTARGGATSHAAVVARGLGKPCVAGTEALHVDTEAGTFGVDGRLFREGEEISIDGTTGEVFIGRIPTIDQTFAELTDLRTLLEWADEIRRLGVWANADYPRDADRAVQFGAEGIGLCRTEHMFFEEERLPLVRQMILHARDAQAELDRIDALPPSERAAARARLREHEAVRLYLDALHELERVQTDDFRGIFRVMAGRPTVIRLLDPPLHEFLPRYEDLLRQIEHLEREGGSADELAELRKTLATVEELREANPMLGLRGCRLGILYPDIYAMQVRAILNAAADLIAEHIPVRAEIMIPLVGHVNELKVVRDRLEAVAREVQEQRRQTIPYKFGTMIEVPRAALTADEIAPYAEFFSFGTNDLTQMTLAISRDDAEGKFLMHYVNRKILPVNPFQQLDQAGVGKLITLAVKEGRRVNPNLQLGVCGEHGGDPASIAFFHAAGLDYVSCSPFRVPVARLAAAQAALSAHERDR from the coding sequence ATGGTCAGCGCTGCCACCGGAACGAAGTGGGTCTACCTCTTCCACGAAGGCAACGCTTCAATGCGCGACCTGCTCGGCGGCAAAGGCGCCGGTCTCGCCGAGATGACCAACGCCGGGCTTCCCGTCCCTCCCGGCTTTACGATCACCACGAGCGCCTGCGTCGCCTACACCAACGCCGGCGGCGTCTTCCCGCCCGGGATGTGGGAGCAGACCCTTGAAGCACTTCACGCGATTGAGCAGGCGACCGGCAAGCGCTTCGGCGACCCCGCCAATCCGCTGCTCCTCTCCGTCCGCTCGGGCGCGAAGTTCTCAATGCCCGGGATGATGGACACCGTCCTCAATCTCGGGCTGAACGAAGAGACCCTGCAGGGACTGATCGCTCTCACCGGCAACCCTCGCTTCGGCTACGACGCCTGGCGACGCTTCCTCCAGATGTTCGGCAAGGTCGTTCTCGACATCCCCGCCGAGCGGTTCGAAGCGATCCTCGAGGAAGTGAAGCGCGAGCGGGGAGCCGCGCTCGACACGGACTTGACGGCCGATGCTCTCCGCGACGTCGCTGAGCGCTATCTCGCCTGTGTCCGCGAGGTCACCGGCAAAGAGTTCCCCCGCGACCCATTCGAGCAGCTGCGGCTTGCGATCGAAGCGGTCTTCCACTCTTGGAACAACCCGCGAGCAGTCGCCTACCGCGAGTTCAACAAGATCCCCCACGACCTCGGCACCGCGGTCAACATCCAGACCATGGTGTTCGGCAACATGGGAGATGACAGCGGGAGCGGCGTCGCCTTCACGCGAAACCCTGCCACCGGCGAGCGCCGGCTGTACGGCGAGCTCCTCTTCAACGCCCAAGGGGAGGATGTCGTCGCCGGCATCCGGACCCCAAAGCGGATCGACGAACTGGAAGGAGAATTTCCCGCCCTCTACCGCCAGCTCGTCGACATTGCGGAGCGGCTCGAGCGGCACTATCGCGACGCGCAGGACTTGGAATTCACGATCGAGCGCGGCACGCTCTACATGCTGCAAACCCGCGCGGCCAAGCGCACCGCTGCCGCCGCCGTCAAGATGGCGGTCGATATGGTCGGCGAAGGGCTGATCACGAAGCAGGAGGCGGTGCAGCGCGTTGAGCCGGAGCAGGTTGTCCAGCTGCTGATGCCCCGCTTCGATGAGCAAGCCAAGGCAGCGGCGATCGCCGAAGGCCGCTTGCTCGCCACCGGCTTGAACGCCTCGCCAGGCGCAGCGACCGGCCTCGCTGTCCTTTCTGCCGACAAAGCGGTCGAGTGGGCGAACCGCGGCCGGCGCGTTGTGCTCGTCCGCCCCGAGACAAACCCTGACGACGTCCACGGCATGATCGTCGCAGAAGGAGTGCTCACCGCACGCGGCGGCGCCACCAGCCACGCCGCGGTGGTAGCGCGGGGGCTGGGGAAGCCGTGCGTTGCCGGCACCGAGGCGCTGCATGTCGATACCGAAGCGGGCACCTTCGGCGTCGACGGGCGCCTTTTCCGCGAAGGTGAGGAGATCTCAATCGACGGCACCACCGGCGAAGTGTTCATCGGCCGCATCCCGACGATCGACCAAACGTTCGCTGAACTGACGGACCTCCGCACCCTGCTCGAATGGGCCGATGAGATCCGCCGGCTTGGGGTGTGGGCCAATGCCGACTACCCCCGCGACGCTGACCGCGCCGTCCAGTTCGGCGCTGAGGGGATCGGCCTCTGCCGCACCGAGCACATGTTCTTCGAAGAGGAGCGGCTTCCCCTCGTCCGCCAGATGATCCTCCACGCCCGCGACGCGCAAGCCGAGCTCGACCGGATTGACGCGCTCCCCCCGAGCGAGCGGGCGGCTGCCCGGGCCAGGCTGCGCGAGCATGAGGCAGTTCGTCTCTATCTTGACGCTCTCCACGAACTTGAGCGGGTGCAGACCGACGACTTCCGCGGCATCTTCCGCGTTATGGCCGGCCGACCGACCGTCATCCGCCTGCTCGATCCGCCGCTCCATGAGTTTCTTCCCCGCTATGAAGACCTGCTGCGCCAGATTGAGCACCTCGAACGCGAGGGCGGGTCCGCCGACGAGTTGGCCGAACTGCGGAAAACGCTCGCGACGGTCGAAGAACTGCGCGAAGCAAACCCGATGCTCGGCCTGCGCGGCTGCCGCCTCGGCATCCTCTATCCGGACATCTACGCGATGCAGGTCCGGGCGATCTTGAACGCCGCAGCCGACCTGATCGCCGAGCACATCCCCGTCCGCGCCGAAATCATGATCCCCCTCGTCGGCCACGTCAACGAACTGAAAGTGGTGCGGGACCGGCTCGAAGCGGTTGCCCGTGAGGTGCAGGAGCAGCGTCGGCAGACCATCCCTTACAAGTTCGGCACCATGATCGAAGTGCCGCGCGCGGCGCTGACCGCGGATGAAATCGCGCCCTACGCCGAGTTCTTCTCCTTCGGGACAAACGACCTGACGCAGATGACCCTTGCGATCTCGCGCGACGATGCCGAGGGCAAGTTCTTGATGCACTATGTCAACCGCAAGATCTTGCCCGTCAATCCGTTCCAACAGCTCGATCAAGCGGGGGTCGGCAAGCTGATCACACTCGCTGTTAAAGAAGGACGCCGGGTCAATCCCAACCTGCAGCTCGGCGTCTGCGGCGAGCACGGCGGCGACCCGGCCAGCATCGCCTTTTTCCACGCCGCCGGATTGGACTATGTCTCCTGCTCGCCGTTCCGCGTTCCCGTGGCGCGACTAGCAGCGGCCCAAGCAGCATTGAGCGCTCACGAACGCGACCGGTGA
- a CDS encoding DUF4258 domain-containing protein, with product MQTLPLEQVVLTNHALRRLNGRRIPFDAVRTVMTYGRAVWVLGARVFVVGQREVRRWRDRGIDLRPFEGIHIVATAEGTVLTAYRNRNLRRLRRNSHRRRRRRPWS from the coding sequence ATGCAGACGCTCCCGCTCGAGCAGGTCGTGCTTACCAACCACGCCCTCCGCCGGCTGAACGGCCGCCGCATTCCGTTTGACGCCGTTAGAACGGTGATGACGTACGGTCGTGCGGTTTGGGTGCTTGGCGCGCGGGTCTTCGTCGTCGGGCAGCGCGAGGTGCGGCGCTGGCGCGACCGCGGCATCGATCTCCGGCCGTTCGAAGGGATCCACATCGTTGCGACCGCAGAGGGAACGGTCCTCACCGCCTACCGCAATCGCAACCTCCGCCGCTTGCGGCGAAATAGCCATCGGCGCCGCCGCAGACGGCCGTGGAGCTAG